In the genome of Streptomyces racemochromogenes, one region contains:
- a CDS encoding STAS domain-containing protein: protein MATRPGRPRPTATRVNGAGPPVPVPGAARWRGVNGPPLPRIRSTVRDGVLSVSLAGEFDHYSCAPLRVLLDGAPPLGARLLVLDAAEVEFCDSALLDVLERWSRGGRRWELAAASRPVRLLLELWNRVRAPLPPVSAPLPPVSGPPRPARRSGRRATRPPGRRVPSAADRGWRPGP, encoded by the coding sequence ATGGCCACCCGCCCGGGGCGCCCGCGCCCCACGGCCACGCGGGTGAATGGCGCCGGGCCGCCGGTTCCCGTGCCGGGCGCGGCCCGTTGGAGGGGCGTGAACGGCCCGCCGCTCCCCCGCATCCGCTCCACGGTCCGCGACGGGGTCCTCTCCGTCAGCCTGGCCGGGGAGTTCGACCACTACAGCTGCGCCCCGCTGCGCGTCCTCCTCGACGGGGCTCCCCCGCTCGGCGCCCGGCTCCTCGTCCTCGACGCGGCGGAGGTCGAGTTCTGCGACTCGGCCCTGCTGGACGTCCTGGAGCGGTGGTCCCGCGGCGGCCGCCGCTGGGAGCTGGCCGCCGCCTCCCGGCCGGTGCGCCTGCTGCTGGAGCTCTGGAACCGGGTGCGTGCCCCGCTGCCGCCGGTCAGTGCCCCACTGCCGCCGGTCAGTGGTCCGCCGCGGCCGGCTCGACGATCCGGCCGTCGCGCAACTCGACCACCCGGTCGGCGAGTTCCATCAGCTGCGGATCGTGGGTGGCGACCAGGGCCGTGA
- a CDS encoding ABC transporter permease — MTETARRTYAAPEAKGRRRPRPRVWRGAVLALAGAYFLLPLLASFVFTVHVPGQGITFEAYTRLLAAEGFTESLMLSLGLAAATIALCLLLAVPALIAVRIGSPRLRPVVEVMCTLPLVVPPIALVTGITTVLRWGPEHLSRTPLYQTFLAVQNEKFPVVLVLAYTVLALPFVHRSLDAGLRAVDVPTLVEAARSCGASWPHVVLRVLLPNLRASLAGAAFLTLALVLGEFTIASLLGFRPFAVWIVSISGAQARMSVAVSILSLLITWLLLLALSRAGTPSTAAAAPATSRKEP, encoded by the coding sequence ATGACCGAGACCGCCCGGCGGACGTACGCGGCCCCGGAGGCGAAGGGCCGCCGGCGCCCCCGGCCGCGCGTCTGGCGCGGAGCCGTACTCGCCCTCGCCGGCGCGTACTTCCTGCTCCCGCTCCTCGCCTCCTTCGTCTTCACCGTGCACGTCCCCGGCCAGGGGATCACCTTCGAGGCGTACACCCGGCTGCTCGCCGCCGAGGGCTTCACCGAGAGCCTGATGCTCTCCCTCGGCCTCGCCGCCGCCACCATCGCGCTGTGCCTGCTGCTCGCCGTGCCCGCGCTGATCGCCGTCCGCATCGGCTCGCCGAGGCTGCGGCCCGTCGTGGAGGTGATGTGCACCCTGCCCCTGGTGGTGCCGCCCATCGCCCTGGTCACCGGCATCACCACCGTCCTGCGCTGGGGCCCCGAACACCTTTCGCGGACCCCGCTCTACCAGACCTTCCTGGCCGTGCAGAACGAGAAGTTCCCCGTCGTCCTGGTCCTCGCCTACACCGTGCTGGCCCTGCCGTTCGTCCACCGCTCCCTCGACGCGGGCCTGCGCGCCGTGGACGTCCCCACCCTGGTCGAGGCCGCCCGCAGCTGCGGCGCGAGCTGGCCCCACGTGGTCCTGCGGGTGCTGCTGCCCAACCTGCGGGCCTCGCTCGCCGGCGCCGCCTTCCTCACCCTCGCCCTGGTCCTCGGCGAGTTCACCATCGCCTCGCTGCTCGGCTTCAGACCCTTCGCGGTGTGGATCGTCTCCATCTCCGGGGCCCAGGCCCGGATGTCGGTGGCCGTCTCCATCCTCAGCCTCCTCATCACCTGGCTGCTGCTGCTCGCCCTCTCGCGGGCCGGAACCCCCTCCACCGCGGCCGCAGCCCCCGCCACCTCCCGCAAGGAGCCCTGA
- a CDS encoding ABC transporter permease, whose protein sequence is MSAPTTPLTTGTAGGTTTPRRRRRGPRTWLAALPLLAFTGLCFGLPLGAIAFGAVTRTDQATGSTQVTGEHLARSLQGPYLGSLTGSVQLSALTALLGAVLGVLVAYAVATSRSTALRSAALTASGVLANFGGVPLAFAFIATAGISGVVTRLADLTGLGWNLYSFTGLTVVYLYFLIPLMVIVTVPALDGLRPQWREAARNNGASTWQFWRHVGLPVLAPSLLGGFVLLFGTAFAAHATAAALVGGSVPLVTLKIADALSGNVLTGQENVALALGLDMILIAGLVMAVHLPLQRRSARWLR, encoded by the coding sequence ATGTCCGCCCCCACCACCCCCCTCACGACGGGGACCGCCGGCGGCACCACCACCCCCCGCCGCCGGCGGCGCGGCCCCCGCACCTGGCTCGCCGCCCTCCCCCTCCTCGCCTTCACCGGGCTCTGCTTCGGCCTCCCCCTCGGCGCCATCGCCTTCGGCGCGGTCACCCGCACCGACCAGGCAACCGGCTCCACCCAGGTCACCGGCGAGCACCTCGCACGCTCCCTCCAAGGCCCCTACCTCGGTTCCCTCACCGGCAGCGTCCAGCTGTCCGCCCTCACCGCCCTCCTCGGCGCGGTGCTCGGCGTCCTGGTCGCGTACGCCGTGGCCACCTCCCGCTCCACCGCCCTGCGCTCCGCGGCACTGACCGCCTCCGGCGTCCTCGCCAACTTCGGCGGAGTGCCCCTCGCCTTCGCCTTCATCGCCACCGCGGGGATCTCCGGGGTCGTCACGCGGCTCGCCGACCTCACCGGCCTCGGCTGGAACCTGTACTCCTTCACCGGCCTCACCGTGGTCTACCTGTACTTCCTCATCCCCCTGATGGTGATCGTGACCGTCCCCGCACTGGACGGACTGCGCCCCCAGTGGCGCGAGGCCGCCCGGAACAACGGGGCGAGCACCTGGCAGTTCTGGCGCCACGTCGGCCTGCCCGTCCTCGCGCCCTCCCTGCTCGGCGGGTTCGTCCTGCTCTTCGGCACCGCCTTCGCCGCCCACGCCACCGCGGCCGCCCTCGTCGGCGGCTCCGTACCCCTGGTCACGCTGAAGATCGCCGACGCCCTCTCCGGCAACGTGCTCACCGGCCAGGAGAACGTGGCGCTCGCCCTCGGCCTCGACATGATCCTGATCGCCGGCCTGGTCATGGCGGTCCACCTGCCCCTCCAGCGACGGAGCGCCCGATGGCTGCGATGA
- a CDS encoding ABC transporter substrate-binding protein, which produces MFSSSARRGAAVLLGAAVLTTLSACGAAPDQPAAGTAADGKAKARPVTAASAADLGGMEALVAAAEKEGKLNVIALPPDWANYGEMQKAFQAKYPKIKIAAENPDASSSDEIAAVKTRKGQDRAPDVLDLGIAFARSGAAENLFAPYKVTAWDRIPASQKDADGRWYNDYGGYVSIGCDAAKIPHCPQTFADLLKPEYKGKVALNGNPTKSGSAFGGVYAAALANKGSFADIQPGIDFFGQLRASGNFIPVESTPATVEKGETPISIDWDYLNAGYAEQFKGKGVDWKTVVPADGVYAQYYSQAVNKDAPHPAAARLWMEFLYSAEGQNIWLAGHARPVLLPGMTQDGTADKDAVAKLPQVQGTPSFPASAELDKAKATLAEKWDKALS; this is translated from the coding sequence GTGTTCAGTTCCTCCGCCCGTCGCGGTGCGGCCGTTCTGCTCGGCGCCGCCGTCCTCACCACGCTCAGCGCGTGCGGCGCCGCTCCTGACCAGCCCGCCGCCGGCACCGCGGCCGACGGCAAGGCCAAGGCCCGGCCGGTCACCGCCGCCTCGGCCGCCGACCTCGGCGGAATGGAGGCCCTCGTCGCCGCCGCCGAGAAGGAGGGCAAGCTCAACGTCATCGCCCTGCCCCCGGACTGGGCGAACTACGGCGAGATGCAGAAGGCCTTCCAGGCCAAGTACCCGAAGATCAAGATAGCCGCCGAGAACCCGGACGCCTCCAGCTCCGACGAGATCGCCGCCGTCAAGACCCGCAAGGGCCAGGACCGCGCCCCCGACGTCCTCGACCTCGGCATCGCCTTCGCCCGCAGCGGAGCCGCCGAGAACCTCTTCGCCCCCTACAAGGTCACCGCCTGGGACAGGATCCCCGCCTCGCAGAAGGACGCCGACGGCCGCTGGTACAACGACTACGGCGGCTACGTCTCCATCGGCTGCGACGCCGCGAAGATCCCCCACTGCCCGCAGACCTTCGCCGACCTCCTCAAGCCCGAGTACAAGGGCAAGGTCGCCCTCAACGGCAACCCGACCAAGTCCGGCTCCGCGTTCGGCGGCGTCTACGCGGCCGCCCTCGCCAACAAGGGATCCTTCGCCGACATCCAGCCCGGCATCGACTTCTTCGGACAGCTCCGGGCGAGCGGCAACTTCATCCCCGTCGAGTCCACCCCGGCCACCGTCGAGAAGGGCGAGACGCCCATCTCCATCGACTGGGACTACCTCAACGCCGGCTACGCCGAGCAGTTCAAGGGCAAGGGCGTCGACTGGAAGACCGTCGTCCCCGCCGACGGCGTCTACGCCCAGTACTACTCGCAGGCCGTCAACAAGGACGCCCCCCACCCGGCGGCCGCCCGCCTGTGGATGGAGTTCCTGTACAGCGCAGAGGGCCAGAACATCTGGCTGGCGGGGCACGCCCGCCCGGTCCTGCTCCCCGGCATGACCCAGGACGGCACCGCCGACAAGGACGCCGTGGCCAAGCTCCCGCAGGTCCAGGGCACCCCCTCCTTCCCGGCCTCCGCCGAACTCGACAAGGCCAAGGCCACCCTCGCCGAGAAGTGGGACAAGGCCCTCAGCTGA
- a CDS encoding HAD-IA family hydrolase, protein MSEARPSGTTRYVLFDVDGTLIDALDNQRRVWRTWARRHGLDPDEVHRVALRTRPVETFAQVAPDRDPLECLAALHALEDEDVRTGVYGAFDGGPELLAALRPGTWALVTSNYEHRVRGRFARTGLPVPEVVVDAAAVEEGKPSPVPYLRAASLLGARPQDCLVVEDAPSGVRAGLRAGMTVWGVNTVTAVDGVHRHYGTLREAVADILAFASGSLPAHPA, encoded by the coding sequence ATGAGTGAAGCCCGCCCGTCCGGTACGACGAGGTACGTCCTGTTCGACGTCGACGGCACGTTGATCGACGCCCTGGACAACCAGCGCCGGGTCTGGCGGACGTGGGCGCGGCGCCACGGCCTGGACCCCGACGAGGTCCACCGGGTGGCGCTGCGCACCCGGCCGGTGGAGACCTTCGCCCAGGTGGCTCCCGACCGGGACCCCCTGGAGTGCCTCGCCGCGCTGCACGCGTTGGAGGACGAGGACGTCCGCACCGGCGTCTACGGGGCTTTCGACGGCGGCCCGGAACTGCTCGCCGCCCTGCGGCCCGGCACCTGGGCGCTGGTGACGTCGAACTACGAGCACCGGGTGCGCGGCCGTTTCGCGCGGACGGGCCTGCCGGTCCCGGAGGTCGTGGTGGACGCGGCCGCCGTGGAGGAGGGCAAGCCCTCGCCGGTGCCGTACCTGCGCGCGGCCTCGCTGCTCGGCGCCCGGCCGCAGGACTGCCTGGTCGTCGAGGACGCCCCCTCCGGGGTGCGGGCCGGGCTGCGGGCCGGGATGACGGTGTGGGGCGTCAACACCGTCACCGCGGTGGACGGCGTACACCGCCACTACGGCACTTTGCGCGAAGCGGTCGCCGACATCCTCGCCTTCGCCTCGGGCTCCCTCCCCGCGCACCCGGCGTGA
- a CDS encoding ABC transporter ATP-binding protein, whose translation MNTEAPTYEELRRQALAAAEPRRHAAGTAIACDRLVRIFTSDGVEVQALQGLELTVAQGDLVALVGASGSGKSTLLNILAGLDVPTAGTATVGGYDLLEMSARDRLRYRRETVGFVWQQTARNLLPFLTAAQNILLPMQLKGGGRGARGRRAARVAELLEALEIGDLGGRRPAELSGGQQQRVAIAVAMANDPTVLLADEPTGELDSETGAAVFEAFRTVNRELGATVVIVTHDPMVAGEVRRTVAIRDGRTSSEVLRRTVTDEHGTESVSEREYVMLDRTGRVQLPRKFLEALGMEHRVAVDLAADRIEVRRDDADGPAGA comes from the coding sequence TTGAACACCGAAGCGCCCACGTACGAGGAGCTGCGGCGCCAGGCCCTGGCGGCCGCCGAACCGCGCCGGCACGCCGCCGGCACGGCTATCGCCTGCGACCGGCTGGTCCGCATCTTCACCAGCGACGGGGTCGAGGTGCAGGCGCTTCAGGGGCTGGAGCTGACGGTGGCCCAGGGCGACCTGGTGGCCCTGGTCGGGGCCTCCGGCAGCGGCAAGTCCACCCTGCTGAACATCCTCGCGGGGCTGGACGTGCCCACGGCCGGCACCGCGACCGTGGGCGGCTACGACCTGCTCGAGATGTCCGCGCGCGACCGGCTGCGCTACCGGCGCGAGACGGTGGGGTTCGTCTGGCAGCAGACCGCGCGCAACCTGCTGCCGTTCCTGACGGCTGCGCAGAACATCCTCCTGCCGATGCAGTTGAAGGGCGGCGGGCGCGGCGCCCGGGGGCGGCGGGCGGCACGGGTCGCGGAGCTGCTGGAGGCGCTGGAGATCGGCGACCTCGGCGGCCGGCGCCCCGCCGAGCTGTCCGGCGGGCAGCAGCAGCGGGTGGCCATCGCCGTGGCCATGGCCAACGACCCGACGGTGCTGCTGGCCGACGAGCCGACCGGCGAGCTGGACTCCGAGACCGGTGCGGCCGTCTTCGAGGCCTTCCGCACCGTGAACCGGGAGCTGGGCGCCACCGTGGTCATCGTGACCCACGACCCGATGGTGGCGGGCGAGGTGCGCCGTACGGTGGCCATCCGCGACGGCCGCACCAGCAGCGAGGTGCTGCGCCGCACGGTCACCGACGAGCACGGTACGGAGTCGGTCAGCGAGCGCGAGTACGTGATGCTGGACCGGACCGGCCGGGTGCAGCTGCCGCGCAAGTTCCTGGAGGCGCTCGGCATGGAGCACCGCGTCGCCGTCGACCTGGCCGCCGACCGCATCGAGGTCCGGCGCGACGACGCCGACGGGCCGGCCGGAGCGTGA
- a CDS encoding FtsX-like permease family protein, protein MIGFVVRRLRGRLPLAAAVLLTALITTTTLTALLAFTRGVGDAGLRQALTGPAGRAGTAVVLTGEHALTARAGDDAAVRGFAQDLFGSVPVGVENVARSRSYGLPGPRTPGREPDLTLLAALDPGRARLLAGRWPDAAGDRPGRVQVAAPEAALNRLGLGRQALPAEVRLEDRYGGAPLDVLVTGVYRAAEPDSPYWRLDPLGGREVQVGSFTSYGPLLVHDSAFTGGALVQNSRATLLSPDFRAARAADLDRLRPLAPETDTKGPAGLTVTTGLKDHTAALTTGQRVARSTLLVGALQTAVLAGAALLLVAHLLTERQEPERVLLTSRGASRRRLGTLSAAEALLLALPSAVLAPLLTPPLLRLAGHYGPLSKTPVETGGAWLLWPAAAACALACVLLTSLPAVLRGTAASVLRRAGRRAAVVSGAARSGLDLAVVALAVLAYRQLDRYSGAPSGPGDGAGVDPVLVAAPTLALCAGTLLVLRLLPFAARLGGRIAARGRGLGPALVGWQLARRPGRATGPVLLLVLSVASGVLALGHHTAWSASQRDQAEFATAGGLRITGSEVAAAGRAGRYASLPGGDRVIPVVRSAHGLPGGADGELLALDAAAVARRVPLRADLRDGRPMEGLFAPLAVDAPGSAGIVLPGRPQRIDVEVSVRAVGASGSARLGVLLRDRFGLTYRAPVETLPENGEHTFSVDVAKLAGAPLGTAAEPLSLAGLALSYGSDSGWYRPEGKAAVEAEVELRRVSAAQTPDGPASPVRAPAPAWNLVSPVLDGNGPAARLLPADGALMRLRYAGAPVGSYALSLTSAPAAAELPGIATRAYLAAVGARVGDRIPVPLGSATVPVRVTAAVAALPAAGERAVAVDLATAGRLLAATDGRALPAADEWWLPAASAADPVPARAAAELRAGAGSHRLLLREEVAAGLLDDPLSAGPRIALAALALSCAVLAAIGFAASSAAAARRRARESAVLLALGAPRRGLARAAAAEGLVLVALGTAVGLAVGAAIVHLTVPLTVLTPAARRPVPEVLVDLPALRTLLLAAAIAAVPLLSAVAGGRGDRASRGAAARLRPVEEI, encoded by the coding sequence ATGATCGGCTTTGTCGTGCGCCGGCTGCGCGGACGACTGCCGCTGGCCGCCGCCGTATTGCTCACCGCGCTCATCACCACCACCACGCTGACCGCCCTGCTGGCGTTCACCCGGGGCGTCGGCGACGCCGGCCTGCGACAGGCGCTGACCGGCCCCGCCGGCCGGGCCGGCACCGCCGTGGTCCTCACCGGCGAGCACGCGCTGACCGCCCGGGCCGGCGACGACGCGGCCGTACGGGGCTTCGCGCAGGACCTGTTCGGGAGCGTGCCCGTCGGCGTCGAGAACGTGGCACGCAGCCGCTCGTACGGCCTGCCGGGCCCCCGCACCCCCGGCCGGGAACCGGACCTCACCCTGCTCGCCGCCCTCGACCCCGGCCGCGCCCGGCTCCTCGCCGGCCGGTGGCCCGACGCCGCGGGGGACCGCCCGGGCCGCGTCCAGGTGGCCGCGCCCGAGGCCGCGCTGAACCGGCTCGGCCTGGGCCGGCAGGCCCTGCCCGCCGAGGTACGGCTGGAGGACCGCTACGGCGGGGCGCCGCTGGACGTGCTCGTCACCGGCGTCTACCGGGCGGCCGAGCCGGACTCCCCGTACTGGCGGCTCGATCCCCTCGGCGGCCGCGAGGTGCAGGTCGGCTCCTTCACCAGCTACGGGCCGCTCCTCGTCCACGACTCCGCCTTCACCGGCGGCGCCCTGGTCCAGAACAGCCGCGCCACGCTGCTGAGCCCCGACTTCCGCGCCGCCCGCGCCGCCGACCTCGACCGGCTGCGCCCCCTGGCACCCGAGACCGACACCAAGGGCCCCGCCGGGCTCACGGTCACCACCGGGCTCAAGGACCACACCGCGGCGCTGACCACGGGACAGCGGGTGGCCCGCTCCACCCTGCTGGTCGGCGCGCTCCAGACGGCCGTCCTGGCCGGGGCCGCCCTGTTGCTGGTCGCCCACCTGCTGACGGAGCGCCAGGAGCCCGAGCGGGTCCTGCTCACCTCGCGCGGCGCCTCCCGCCGCCGGCTCGGGACGCTGTCGGCGGCCGAGGCGCTGCTGCTCGCCCTGCCCTCGGCGGTCCTGGCCCCGCTGCTCACCCCGCCGCTGCTGCGCCTCGCGGGCCACTACGGGCCGCTGTCCAAGACCCCCGTCGAGACCGGCGGGGCGTGGCTGCTGTGGCCGGCCGCGGCGGCCTGCGCGCTCGCGTGCGTCCTGCTGACCTCCCTGCCCGCCGTGCTCCGCGGGACCGCGGCGTCCGTGCTGCGGCGGGCCGGGCGCCGCGCGGCCGTGGTGTCGGGGGCCGCCCGCTCCGGACTGGACCTCGCGGTGGTGGCGCTGGCCGTCCTCGCCTACCGCCAGCTGGACCGCTACAGCGGCGCCCCGTCCGGCCCGGGCGACGGAGCCGGCGTCGACCCGGTGCTGGTGGCCGCCCCCACCCTGGCGCTGTGCGCGGGCACCCTCCTGGTGCTGCGCCTGCTGCCGTTCGCGGCGCGGCTCGGCGGCCGGATCGCCGCCCGGGGCCGCGGGCTCGGCCCGGCGCTCGTGGGCTGGCAGCTCGCCCGGCGCCCGGGGCGGGCCACCGGCCCGGTCCTGCTGCTGGTGCTGTCGGTGGCCAGCGGGGTCCTCGCCCTCGGCCACCACACCGCCTGGTCCGCATCGCAGCGCGACCAGGCGGAGTTCGCCACCGCCGGGGGCCTGCGGATCACCGGCAGCGAGGTCGCCGCCGCCGGCCGGGCCGGGCGGTACGCGTCCCTGCCGGGCGGCGACCGGGTCATCCCGGTGGTGCGCTCGGCCCACGGACTGCCGGGCGGGGCGGACGGGGAGCTGCTCGCGCTGGACGCCGCCGCCGTCGCCCGGCGGGTGCCGCTGCGGGCCGACCTGCGGGACGGGCGGCCCATGGAGGGGCTGTTCGCCCCGCTCGCCGTCGACGCCCCCGGCAGCGCGGGCATCGTGCTGCCGGGCCGGCCCCAGCGGATCGACGTCGAGGTGTCGGTACGGGCCGTCGGCGCGAGCGGCTCCGCCCGGCTGGGCGTCCTGCTGCGCGACCGGTTCGGGCTGACCTACCGGGCGCCGGTCGAGACGCTGCCGGAGAACGGCGAGCACACCTTCTCCGTGGACGTCGCGAAGCTCGCCGGGGCCCCGCTCGGGACCGCCGCCGAACCCCTGTCCCTCGCGGGGCTCGCCCTGTCGTACGGGTCGGACAGCGGCTGGTACCGGCCCGAGGGGAAGGCCGCGGTCGAGGCGGAGGTGGAGCTGCGCCGGGTCTCGGCCGCGCAGACCCCGGACGGTCCGGCCAGTCCCGTGCGGGCTCCCGCGCCCGCCTGGAACCTGGTGTCCCCGGTACTGGACGGGAACGGCCCGGCCGCCCGGCTGCTGCCTGCCGACGGGGCGCTGATGCGGCTGCGGTACGCGGGCGCCCCCGTGGGGAGCTACGCCCTCAGCCTCACCAGCGCCCCGGCCGCCGCCGAGCTGCCGGGCATCGCCACCCGCGCCTACCTGGCCGCCGTCGGCGCCCGGGTCGGCGACCGGATCCCGGTGCCGCTCGGCTCGGCCACCGTCCCGGTGCGGGTCACCGCCGCCGTCGCGGCCCTGCCCGCCGCCGGCGAACGCGCGGTGGCCGTCGACCTCGCCACCGCCGGGCGGCTGCTCGCGGCCACGGACGGGCGGGCCCTGCCGGCCGCCGACGAGTGGTGGCTGCCCGCGGCATCCGCCGCCGACCCCGTGCCCGCACGGGCCGCCGCCGAGCTGCGCGCCGGCGCCGGCTCGCACCGGCTGCTGCTGCGCGAGGAGGTGGCCGCCGGGCTGCTGGACGACCCGCTGAGCGCCGGCCCCCGCATCGCGTTGGCCGCCCTGGCCCTGTCCTGCGCCGTCCTGGCCGCCATCGGCTTCGCCGCCTCCTCGGCGGCGGCCGCGCGCCGGCGGGCCCGGGAGTCCGCGGTCCTGCTGGCCCTCGGGGCGCCCCGGCGGGGCCTGGCCCGGGCGGCCGCCGCCGAGGGGCTGGTCCTCGTCGCGCTCGGGACCGCGGTCGGCCTGGCGGTGGGCGCGGCGATCGTGCACCTGACGGTGCCGCTGACGGTGCTCACCCCGGCCGCGCGGCGCCCGGTCCCCGAGGTCCTGGTGGACCTGCCGGCCCTGCGGACCCTGCTCCTGGCCGCCGCCATCGCCGCCGTCCCGCTGCTGTCGGCCGTGGCCGGCGGGCGCGGCGACCGCGCGTCCCGGGGCGCCGCCGCCCGCCTGCGCCCCGTGGAGGAGATATGA
- a CDS encoding ABC transporter ATP-binding protein, which translates to MTQQPDRQSTAEGAGRADAALADAAPPMLAVRGLHRSFGSGANAVHALRGVTFEARRGELTALKGRSGSGKTTLLNLAGGLDTPSGGTVELDGTDLSTLDESGLLALRRDRIGFVFQSFGLIPVLTAAENVGVPLRMRKVPAQQREERVRTLLALVGLAEHAAQRPGELSGGQQQRVALARALANEPALIIADEPTGQLDSETGRSIMRLLRAVVRSEGVTALVATHDPQLMELADRVVELRDGRIVEPAAADH; encoded by the coding sequence ATGACGCAGCAACCGGACCGACAGTCCACGGCGGAGGGGGCCGGCCGCGCGGACGCCGCGCTCGCGGACGCCGCACCGCCCATGCTGGCGGTGCGCGGCCTGCACCGGAGCTTCGGCAGCGGGGCGAACGCCGTACACGCCCTGCGCGGGGTCACCTTCGAGGCGCGGCGCGGCGAACTCACCGCGCTCAAGGGCCGGTCGGGCTCCGGCAAGACCACCCTGCTCAACCTGGCCGGCGGCCTCGACACCCCCAGCGGCGGCACCGTCGAACTCGACGGAACCGACCTCTCCACCCTCGACGAGAGCGGCCTCCTCGCGCTGCGCCGCGACCGGATCGGCTTCGTCTTCCAGTCGTTCGGACTGATCCCGGTGCTCACCGCCGCCGAGAACGTCGGCGTCCCGCTGCGCATGCGCAAGGTCCCCGCACAGCAGCGTGAGGAACGCGTCCGCACGCTGCTGGCCCTGGTCGGCCTCGCCGAACACGCCGCACAGCGCCCCGGGGAACTCTCCGGCGGTCAGCAGCAGCGCGTCGCCCTGGCCCGCGCCCTCGCCAACGAACCCGCCCTGATCATCGCCGACGAGCCCACCGGCCAGCTGGACTCCGAGACGGGCCGCTCCATCATGCGGCTGCTGCGCGCGGTCGTCCGCAGCGAGGGCGTCACGGCCCTGGTCGCCACCCACGATCCGCAGCTGATGGAACTCGCCGACCGGGTGGTCGAGTTGCGCGACGGCCGGATCGTCGAGCCGGCCGCGGCGGACCACTGA
- a CDS encoding GntR family transcriptional regulator: MGTVRHLEIAQALRAAILSGEYPVGARLPSESDLAARWSVSRGTVRQAVAALAAEGLIGSSQGARRIVLRHERRHGFGELNSFAQWAEGVGHEARSRFLSRTRRPATAREAERLALAPGTEVLAVLRLRLLDGEPTMVERTAYADWVAAAVEALPDDCRSVMDSLAADAGITAHYGEHLIDALPAGSEDARLLEVRRGSPLLRQRHVSATRTGRPIEWSDDRYRAGSVTFSVSNSAVATPLERHPGADR, from the coding sequence ATGGGAACGGTCCGGCACCTGGAGATCGCGCAGGCCCTGCGGGCGGCGATCCTGTCCGGCGAGTACCCGGTGGGCGCCCGGCTGCCCTCGGAGAGCGACCTCGCGGCCCGCTGGTCGGTCTCGCGCGGCACGGTCCGCCAGGCCGTCGCGGCCCTCGCGGCCGAGGGGCTGATCGGCTCCAGCCAGGGCGCCCGGCGGATCGTCCTGCGCCACGAGCGCCGGCACGGCTTCGGGGAGCTGAACAGCTTCGCGCAGTGGGCCGAGGGGGTCGGGCACGAGGCCCGCAGCCGGTTCCTGTCCCGGACCCGGCGGCCGGCGACGGCGCGGGAGGCGGAGCGGCTCGCCCTGGCGCCGGGCACGGAGGTGCTGGCCGTGCTGCGGCTGCGGCTGCTGGACGGGGAGCCCACGATGGTGGAGCGGACGGCGTACGCCGACTGGGTCGCGGCGGCCGTCGAGGCCCTCCCGGACGACTGCCGCTCGGTGATGGACAGCCTGGCGGCGGACGCCGGGATCACCGCCCACTACGGCGAGCACCTCATCGACGCCCTCCCGGCCGGCAGCGAGGACGCCCGCCTGCTGGAGGTCCGGCGCGGCAGCCCGCTGCTGCGCCAGCGCCATGTTTCGGCCACCCGCACGGGCCGCCCGATCGAGTGGTCCGACGACCGCTACCGAGCGGGAAGCGTCACCTTCAGTGTGAGCAACTCGGCGGTAGCAACCCCCTTGGAGCGCCACCCGGGCGCCGACCGCTGA